A single genomic interval of Panthera uncia isolate 11264 chromosome A1 unlocalized genomic scaffold, Puncia_PCG_1.0 HiC_scaffold_17, whole genome shotgun sequence harbors:
- the MATR3 gene encoding matrin-3 isoform X4 gives MGDPFMLQQSTNPAPGILGPPPPSFHLGGPAVGPRGNLGAGNGNLQGPRHMQKGRVETSRVVHIMDFQRGKNLRYQLLQLVEPFGVISNHLILNKINEAFIEMATTEDAQAAVDYYTTTPALVFGKPVRVHLSQKYKRIKKPEGKPDQKFDQKQELGRVIHLSNLPHSGYSDSAVLKLAEPYGKIKNYILMRMKSQAFIEMETREDAMAMVDHCLKKALWFQGRCVKVDLSEKYKKLVLRIPNRGIDLLKKDKSRKRSYSPDGKESPSDKKSKIDGSQKTESTTEGKEQEEKSGEDGEKDTKDDQAEQEPNMLLESEDELLVDEEEAAALLESGSSVGDETDLANLGDVASDGKKEPSDKAVKKDGNASASAAAKKKLKKRRFPGSMEGFVTLDEVGDEEDSERQKLRKSGMTFKSGDKNDDGLVEIKVDKIEELDQENEAALENGIKNEENTEPGAESAENADDPNKDTSENADGQSDENKEDYTIPDEYRIGPYQPNVPVGIDYVIPKTGFYCKLCSLFYTNEEVAKNTHCSSLPHYQKLKKFLNKLAEERRQKKEA, from the exons GGGTGATCCATTCATGTTGCAGCAATCAACAAACCCAGCACCAGGAATTCTGGGACCTCCACCCCCCTCATTTCATCTTGGGGGACCAGCAGTTGGACCAAGAGGAAATCTGG GTGCTGGGAATGGAAACCTGCAAGGACCAAGACACATGCAGAAAGGCAGAGTG GAAACCAGCCGCGTTGTTCATATCATGGATTTTCAGCGAGGGAAAAACTTGAGATATCAACTATTACAGTTGGTAGAACCATTTGGAGTCATTTCAAATCATCTGattctaaataaaattaatgag GCATTTATTGAAATGGCAACCACAGAGGATGCTCAGGCTGCAGTGGATTATTACACAACCACACCAGCATTAGTATTTGGCAAGCCAGTGAGAGTTCATTTATCCCAGAAGTATAAAAGAATAAAG aAACCTGAAGGGAAACCAGACCAGAAATTTGATCAGAAGCAAGAACTTGGGCGTGTGATACATCTCAGCAATTTACCTCATTCTGGCTATTCGGATAGTGCAGTTCTCAAGCTTGCTGAACCTTacggaaaaattaaaaattatatactgaTGAGGATGAAAAGTCAG gcttttattgAGATGGAGACCAGAGAAGATGCAATGGCAATGGTCGACCACTGTTTGAAAAAGGCCCTTTGGTTTCAGGGGAGATGTGTTAAAGTTGACttgtcagaaaaatataaaaaattggtACTGAGG ATTCCCAACAGAGGCATTGACTTACTGAAAAAAGATAAATCTCg GAAAAGATCTTATTCTCCAGATGGCAAAGAATCTCCAAGTGATAAGAAATCCAAAATTGATGGTTCCCAGAAGACTGAAAGTACAACTGAAGGTAAAGAACAAGAGGAGAAGTCAGGTGAAGATGgtgaaaaagatacaaaggatGACCAAGCAGAGCAAGAACCTAACATGCTTCTTGAATCTGAAGATGAGCTTCTTGTCGAtgaggaagaagcagcagcacTGCTAGAAAGTGGCAGTTCAGTGGGAGATGAGACAGATCTTGCTAATTTAGGTGATGTGGCTTCTGATGGGAAAAAGGAACCTTCAGACAAAGCTGtgaaaaaagatggaaatgcCAGTGCTTCAGCAGCTGCaaagaaaaagcttaaaaag CGTCGTTTCCCAGGGAGTATGGAAGGTTTTGTCACTCTAGATGAGGTTGGTGATGAGGAAGATTCGGAACGTCAGAAACTTCGTAAATCGGGCATGACATTTAAATCTGGTGACAAAAATGATGATGGTTTGGTTGAAATTAAGGTGGACAAGATCGAGGAACTTGATCAAGAAAACGAAGCAGCGTtggaaaatggaattaaaaatgaggaaaatacagAACCAGGTGCGGAATCTGCTGAGAATGCTGATGATCCCAACAAAGATACAAGTGAAAATGCGGATGGCCAAAGTGATGAAAACAAGGAGGACTATACAATCCCAGATGAGTATAGAATTGGACCATACCAGCCCAATGTTCCTGTTG GTATAGACTATGTGATACCTAAAACAGGGTTTTACTGTAAGCTGTGTTCACTCTTTTATACAAATGAAGAAGTTGCAAAGAATACTCATTGCAGCAGCCTTCCTCATTATCAGAAATTAAAG aaatttCTGAATAAATTGGCAGAAGAACGCAGGCAGAAGAAGGAAGCTTAA
- the MATR3 gene encoding matrin-3 isoform X3 — translation MLGAQWRRNQPPRAAEEWSQHINGASHSRRCQLLLEIYPEWNPDNDTGHTMGDPFMLQQSTNPAPGILGPPPPSFHLGGPAVGPRGNLGAGNGNLQGPRHMQKGRVETSRVVHIMDFQRGKNLRYQLLQLVEPFGVISNHLILNKINEAFIEMATTEDAQAAVDYYTTTPALVFGKPVRVHLSQKYKRIKKPEGKPDQKFDQKQELGRVIHLSNLPHSGYSDSAVLKLAEPYGKIKNYILMRMKSQAFIEMETREDAMAMVDHCLKKALWFQGRCVKVDLSEKYKKLVLRIPNRGIDLLKKDKSRKRSYSPDGKESPSDKKSKIDGSQKTESTTEGKEQEEKSGEDGEKDTKDDQAEQEPNMLLESEDELLVDEEEAAALLESGSSVGDETDLANLGDVASDGKKEPSDKAVKKDGNASASAAAKKKLKKRRFPGSMEGFVTLDEVGDEEDSERQKLRKSGMTFKSGDKNDDGLVEIKVDKIEELDQENEAALENGIKNEENTEPGAESAENADDPNKDTSENADGQSDENKEDYTIPDEYRIGPYQPNVPVGIDYVIPKTGFYCKLCSLFYTNEEVAKNTHCSSLPHYQKLKKFLNKLAEERRQKKEA, via the exons GGGTGATCCATTCATGTTGCAGCAATCAACAAACCCAGCACCAGGAATTCTGGGACCTCCACCCCCCTCATTTCATCTTGGGGGACCAGCAGTTGGACCAAGAGGAAATCTGG GTGCTGGGAATGGAAACCTGCAAGGACCAAGACACATGCAGAAAGGCAGAGTG GAAACCAGCCGCGTTGTTCATATCATGGATTTTCAGCGAGGGAAAAACTTGAGATATCAACTATTACAGTTGGTAGAACCATTTGGAGTCATTTCAAATCATCTGattctaaataaaattaatgag GCATTTATTGAAATGGCAACCACAGAGGATGCTCAGGCTGCAGTGGATTATTACACAACCACACCAGCATTAGTATTTGGCAAGCCAGTGAGAGTTCATTTATCCCAGAAGTATAAAAGAATAAAG aAACCTGAAGGGAAACCAGACCAGAAATTTGATCAGAAGCAAGAACTTGGGCGTGTGATACATCTCAGCAATTTACCTCATTCTGGCTATTCGGATAGTGCAGTTCTCAAGCTTGCTGAACCTTacggaaaaattaaaaattatatactgaTGAGGATGAAAAGTCAG gcttttattgAGATGGAGACCAGAGAAGATGCAATGGCAATGGTCGACCACTGTTTGAAAAAGGCCCTTTGGTTTCAGGGGAGATGTGTTAAAGTTGACttgtcagaaaaatataaaaaattggtACTGAGG ATTCCCAACAGAGGCATTGACTTACTGAAAAAAGATAAATCTCg GAAAAGATCTTATTCTCCAGATGGCAAAGAATCTCCAAGTGATAAGAAATCCAAAATTGATGGTTCCCAGAAGACTGAAAGTACAACTGAAGGTAAAGAACAAGAGGAGAAGTCAGGTGAAGATGgtgaaaaagatacaaaggatGACCAAGCAGAGCAAGAACCTAACATGCTTCTTGAATCTGAAGATGAGCTTCTTGTCGAtgaggaagaagcagcagcacTGCTAGAAAGTGGCAGTTCAGTGGGAGATGAGACAGATCTTGCTAATTTAGGTGATGTGGCTTCTGATGGGAAAAAGGAACCTTCAGACAAAGCTGtgaaaaaagatggaaatgcCAGTGCTTCAGCAGCTGCaaagaaaaagcttaaaaag CGTCGTTTCCCAGGGAGTATGGAAGGTTTTGTCACTCTAGATGAGGTTGGTGATGAGGAAGATTCGGAACGTCAGAAACTTCGTAAATCGGGCATGACATTTAAATCTGGTGACAAAAATGATGATGGTTTGGTTGAAATTAAGGTGGACAAGATCGAGGAACTTGATCAAGAAAACGAAGCAGCGTtggaaaatggaattaaaaatgaggaaaatacagAACCAGGTGCGGAATCTGCTGAGAATGCTGATGATCCCAACAAAGATACAAGTGAAAATGCGGATGGCCAAAGTGATGAAAACAAGGAGGACTATACAATCCCAGATGAGTATAGAATTGGACCATACCAGCCCAATGTTCCTGTTG GTATAGACTATGTGATACCTAAAACAGGGTTTTACTGTAAGCTGTGTTCACTCTTTTATACAAATGAAGAAGTTGCAAAGAATACTCATTGCAGCAGCCTTCCTCATTATCAGAAATTAAAG aaatttCTGAATAAATTGGCAGAAGAACGCAGGCAGAAGAAGGAAGCTTAA